One stretch of Pedobacter riviphilus DNA includes these proteins:
- a CDS encoding glycoside hydrolase 5 family protein, whose amino-acid sequence MNLKNYALLAVLSFNISMGFAQKTKKSTEPAKVWSIEKANAWYKEHKWLTGANYIPSNAINQLEMWQADTFSPDLIDKELGWAEGIGFNTLRVFLFSKAWSQDPEGFKKRMDQFLTITQKHGIKPMFVFFDDCWNKTSAIGKQPEPKTGVHNSGWLQDPGDPAFKEEANFPELEKYVKDVLTHFAHDKRILLWDLYNEPGNSGKLEATIPLLTKTINWARSVNPDQPISIGLWSWGFEKLNEIQLANSDIVTYHNYEAPDWHQRTIDLLKASGRPLICTEYMARSRNSRFSNILPMLKNENVGAINWGFAAGKTNTKYAWDTPLADGSDPIEWFHEIFQPDGTPYRMDEVNLIKKLNNK is encoded by the coding sequence ATGAATTTAAAAAACTATGCGCTACTTGCTGTATTGAGCTTTAACATCAGCATGGGCTTTGCACAAAAAACAAAAAAAAGCACCGAACCTGCAAAGGTTTGGTCAATAGAAAAAGCCAATGCCTGGTATAAAGAGCATAAATGGTTAACAGGTGCCAACTATATTCCTTCCAATGCAATTAACCAGTTGGAAATGTGGCAGGCCGATACTTTTTCACCCGATCTGATCGATAAAGAACTGGGTTGGGCAGAAGGAATTGGCTTTAATACACTGCGCGTATTCTTGTTCAGTAAAGCCTGGAGCCAGGATCCAGAAGGTTTTAAGAAGAGAATGGATCAGTTTTTAACCATTACCCAAAAACATGGTATTAAACCAATGTTTGTCTTTTTCGACGATTGCTGGAATAAAACTTCGGCAATTGGTAAACAGCCCGAGCCTAAAACGGGTGTTCACAATTCGGGCTGGTTGCAAGATCCTGGTGATCCGGCTTTTAAAGAAGAAGCCAATTTTCCTGAATTGGAAAAATATGTGAAAGATGTACTTACTCATTTTGCACACGATAAAAGAATTTTACTTTGGGATTTATACAACGAACCTGGAAACAGCGGAAAGTTAGAAGCCACAATCCCTTTGTTAACCAAAACCATAAATTGGGCAAGGTCGGTTAATCCCGATCAGCCTATTTCTATCGGATTGTGGAGCTGGGGTTTCGAAAAGCTTAATGAAATACAGTTGGCCAATTCAGATATTGTAACCTACCATAACTATGAGGCACCAGATTGGCACCAAAGAACCATCGATCTGTTAAAAGCCAGTGGCCGGCCATTAATCTGTACCGAATATATGGCCCGATCGCGTAACAGCCGTTTCTCCAATATTTTGCCGATGCTAAAGAACGAAAACGTTGGTGCCATTAACTGGGGTTTTGCTGCGGGTAAAACCAATACCAAATATGCCTGGGATACCCCGCTTGCCGATGGATCTGATCCGATTGAGTGGTTTCACGAAATTTTTCAGCCTGATGGTACCCCGTACCGCATGGATGAGGTTAACCTGATTAAAAAACTCAACAACAAATAA
- a CDS encoding DUF3823 domain-containing protein, with protein sequence MKNRFYFIIGAIIAVLCSSCKKDNYEAPAADFTGRIVYKGEAINVQYGQVNFELWQSGFGNYAALKVNVSQDGSYSAKLFDGNYKLVFSPNQGPFLWKKNATGKQDSIAVNISGSKAMDIEVMPYYMIRNASLTAASGKVNGSCKLEKIITDANAKDIESVSLYINKTQFVDGGNNIAVQQLTGATIADLNNLSMSVNIPAIVPAQNYVFARIGVKIAGVDDLIFTPVAKISF encoded by the coding sequence ATGAAAAATAGATTTTATTTCATCATAGGGGCAATTATAGCCGTATTATGCTCCTCTTGTAAAAAGGATAATTACGAAGCACCTGCGGCCGATTTTACAGGAAGGATTGTGTATAAGGGCGAAGCAATCAATGTGCAGTACGGGCAGGTAAATTTCGAACTTTGGCAATCGGGCTTTGGTAACTATGCCGCGCTAAAGGTAAATGTAAGTCAGGATGGTAGTTATTCGGCCAAGTTATTTGATGGGAATTATAAATTGGTTTTCTCGCCAAACCAAGGACCATTTTTATGGAAAAAGAATGCCACCGGTAAACAAGATAGCATAGCCGTAAATATTAGTGGTAGCAAGGCAATGGATATAGAAGTAATGCCTTATTATATGATCCGCAATGCTAGTTTAACGGCTGCTTCAGGAAAAGTGAATGGATCCTGCAAACTGGAAAAAATCATCACAGATGCCAATGCAAAGGATATAGAAAGTGTATCACTGTATATCAATAAAACTCAGTTTGTAGATGGGGGCAATAATATCGCGGTACAACAGCTTACCGGGGCAACTATTGCCGACCTCAATAACTTAAGTATGAGCGTAAATATCCCTGCAATTGTACCAGCGCAAAATTATGTTTTTGCCCGGATAGGGGTTAAAATTGCAGGAGTAGACGACCTGATTTTTACACCTGTTGCTAAAATAAGTTTTTAA
- a CDS encoding glycoside hydrolase family 43 protein produces the protein MITSKIKYLLAVLCLLLVAGLHAQTFTNPLLPSGADPYSYYKDGYYYYTHTTGNRVDLWKTQTLDGLKDAERKTIWRAPAGTLYSKEIWAPEVMFLRGKWYAYFAADDGRNENHRMYVLENASADPMKGEWVFKGKIADPTDKWAIDGDVIDFKGQLYMIWSGWEGDENGKQEIFIAKLKNPWTVAGKRVKISTPKFSWEKIGDLGGGAHVDVNEGPQFLLHGDKIMVIYSASGCWTDFYALGMLSASAKSNLLDPASWTKSDQPVFQQSPKDGVYAPGHNSFFKSPDGKEDWILYHANDKPGQGCGGFRSPRAQKFSWNADGTPNFGTPVKAGVSLTSPANHNKK, from the coding sequence ATGATTACTTCGAAAATAAAATATCTGCTTGCCGTTTTGTGCCTGTTACTGGTAGCAGGTTTACATGCACAAACATTTACCAATCCTTTATTACCATCTGGGGCCGATCCTTATAGTTATTATAAAGATGGTTATTACTATTATACCCACACCACCGGAAACCGGGTAGATCTTTGGAAAACCCAAACTTTAGACGGCTTAAAAGATGCGGAGCGCAAAACCATTTGGCGTGCGCCTGCAGGCACCCTGTACAGTAAAGAAATCTGGGCACCAGAAGTGATGTTTTTAAGGGGTAAATGGTACGCCTACTTTGCCGCCGATGATGGAAGAAACGAAAACCACCGCATGTATGTTTTAGAAAATGCTTCTGCCGATCCGATGAAAGGTGAGTGGGTATTTAAAGGCAAAATTGCTGATCCGACTGATAAATGGGCCATTGATGGCGATGTGATCGATTTTAAAGGTCAGTTGTATATGATCTGGTCTGGATGGGAGGGAGATGAAAACGGAAAGCAGGAAATTTTCATCGCCAAACTTAAAAACCCCTGGACAGTAGCGGGAAAACGGGTGAAGATTTCTACACCCAAATTTAGCTGGGAAAAAATCGGAGACCTTGGTGGAGGAGCGCATGTTGATGTAAACGAAGGACCTCAGTTTTTGCTGCATGGCGATAAAATAATGGTCATTTATTCGGCCAGTGGCTGTTGGACAGATTTTTACGCTTTGGGCATGCTTTCCGCTTCGGCTAAAAGCAATCTGCTCGACCCTGCTTCCTGGACAAAATCAGATCAACCTGTTTTTCAGCAATCGCCAAAAGACGGGGTTTATGCGCCGGGCCATAACTCATTTTTTAAATCGCCGGATGGCAAAGAAGACTGGATCCTATATCACGCCAATGATAAACCGGGCCAGGGCTGCGGAGGTTTCCGCTCGCCCCGGGCACAAAAGTTTAGCTGGAATGCCGATGGTACACCAAATTTTGGAACGCCCGTAAAAGCAGGGGTGAGCTTAACATCACCCGCTAACCACAATAAAAAATAA
- a CDS encoding mechanosensitive ion channel family protein: protein MITRNSFYPAIRNVISLLFILFFSGHVFAQKDKPAYKGQDVSILADSATLTKGDYLAHLEKVFETVNKVPVTVGSFKKLKPIAAHLTQDEAALALLKSRLTQGDRSPNLQNLQMDQTLLEELQHNNKDCLSDLDEYEKELRALKTEILNLRKDTVLIKLFTVPAVQVMFKSEFAELKKKRIMMDSLLKTTTLSINNLQARTSSNLINIKELMYLTDSQLEAVSIKAFGKERRYLWESVNKRANRSMGFRRFIKGEQEISGYYFVYTRSSRLLLLFTCTIFFFWVFFNFRSVKQRGRLETLDGFSLISPQPYLITFIMLFALAPIFDLRAPALYIEAVEVILAILLTVFFRKKLNSKLFYYWCIFVILLLAPVFLRLLGMPPRYQRWLLLFLTTSSVAYGIMVWKILDEKTKRYKMILTTGFIYVGFAIIATFCNLFGRFTLTQIFYSTGVSSLLNAISLTILAKVLVEAFLLQMKSSRIRKGFPEYFDWQPVITGLKRLTGIGATIIWFVIFTTNLNIFNGLYESVMEILTEKRTIGSFSFTFGGIVLFLGIIWIANFLQKYIAYFFGDTGDDSFDDNKGERSKLLVTRLVLLIGGFLIAVAASGLPIDKITVILGALGVGIGLGLQNIVSNFVSGIILIFDKTIRIGDIVELSNKKGRVKEIGVRSSTLLSDEGAEIIIPNGSILSNNIINWTLSNNQMRVDISLLIAKPFNSTEVVGLIREIIVENSNVFISKEPIIMISPVSKLNSTINIYFWCKDISKADLTRSMINAQIFEVFEQKNIEIL, encoded by the coding sequence ATGATAACACGAAATTCTTTTTACCCAGCTATCCGGAACGTTATATCTTTACTCTTTATCCTATTTTTTTCTGGCCATGTGTTTGCGCAAAAAGATAAACCTGCATATAAAGGTCAGGATGTATCTATTCTCGCCGATTCTGCTACGTTAACCAAGGGTGATTATCTCGCACACCTGGAAAAAGTATTTGAAACCGTTAATAAAGTTCCGGTAACTGTTGGTTCGTTTAAGAAACTTAAACCTATAGCAGCGCATTTAACTCAGGATGAAGCAGCATTGGCACTGCTTAAAAGTCGGTTAACACAGGGCGATAGGTCTCCAAATCTGCAAAACCTGCAGATGGACCAAACCCTGCTGGAAGAATTACAGCACAATAACAAAGATTGTTTATCAGACCTTGATGAGTATGAAAAGGAGCTACGTGCTTTAAAAACCGAAATCCTTAATCTTCGTAAAGATACCGTATTGATTAAATTGTTTACCGTTCCTGCGGTACAGGTTATGTTTAAAAGTGAATTTGCAGAGCTAAAGAAGAAACGTATAATGATGGATAGCCTGCTGAAAACGACTACCTTATCCATCAATAACCTACAGGCCAGAACTTCTTCTAACCTGATCAATATTAAAGAGCTCATGTACCTTACCGATAGCCAACTCGAGGCGGTAAGCATTAAAGCTTTTGGTAAAGAGCGCCGTTATTTATGGGAATCGGTAAACAAACGGGCCAATAGAAGCATGGGTTTCCGTAGGTTTATTAAAGGAGAGCAAGAAATATCTGGTTATTATTTTGTGTACACCAGGAGCAGCCGGTTGTTATTGCTTTTTACCTGCACCATATTTTTCTTTTGGGTGTTCTTCAATTTTAGAAGTGTAAAACAGCGGGGCCGTTTAGAAACACTTGATGGCTTTTCACTCATCAGTCCGCAGCCTTATTTAATTACCTTTATCATGCTCTTTGCATTGGCCCCAATATTCGACTTGAGGGCACCTGCACTTTACATAGAAGCGGTAGAGGTTATACTCGCCATTTTGCTTACTGTATTTTTCCGTAAAAAGCTAAACTCAAAGCTGTTTTACTATTGGTGCATCTTTGTAATACTCCTTCTTGCCCCGGTTTTCTTACGTCTTTTGGGTATGCCACCTAGATACCAGCGCTGGCTGCTTTTGTTCTTAACCACCAGTTCAGTTGCCTATGGCATTATGGTATGGAAAATACTCGATGAAAAAACCAAAAGATACAAAATGATCCTTACCACGGGTTTTATTTATGTTGGCTTTGCCATCATTGCCACCTTTTGTAATCTATTTGGCCGCTTTACCCTTACGCAGATTTTTTATTCAACCGGGGTAAGCTCCCTTTTAAATGCCATATCGCTAACCATCCTGGCCAAAGTATTGGTAGAAGCCTTTTTACTACAGATGAAAAGCAGCCGGATCCGTAAGGGATTTCCGGAGTATTTTGATTGGCAACCTGTAATTACCGGGCTTAAAAGGCTTACAGGTATTGGTGCTACCATCATCTGGTTTGTCATATTTACCACCAACCTGAATATTTTTAATGGGCTCTACGAATCGGTAATGGAAATTCTGACTGAAAAAAGAACTATAGGCAGTTTCTCCTTTACCTTTGGCGGCATTGTATTATTCTTGGGCATCATTTGGATTGCCAACTTTTTGCAGAAATATATTGCTTATTTCTTTGGCGATACAGGAGATGATAGTTTTGATGATAACAAAGGAGAGCGTTCGAAATTACTGGTCACCCGCTTGGTGTTATTAATTGGCGGCTTTTTAATCGCTGTTGCTGCCTCCGGGTTGCCAATCGATAAAATTACGGTTATCCTCGGTGCATTGGGTGTTGGAATTGGATTGGGCTTACAGAACATCGTAAGTAATTTTGTATCGGGTATTATCCTTATTTTTGATAAAACCATCCGCATAGGCGATATTGTAGAACTGAGTAATAAAAAAGGAAGGGTAAAAGAAATCGGTGTACGCTCCAGTACCTTACTTAGCGACGAAGGCGCTGAAATTATTATCCCCAACGGTTCCATTTTATCTAACAATATCATCAACTGGACATTGAGCAACAACCAGATGCGGGTAGATATTTCTTTATTGATTGCAAAACCCTTCAATTCTACCGAAGTGGTTGGTCTGATCAGGGAAATTATTGTAGAGAACAGTAACGTTTTTATCAGCAAAGAACCGATTATTATGATCAGTCCGGTGAGTAAACTGAACAGTACCATCAATATTTATTTCTGGTGCAAGGATATATCGAAAGCCGATCTGACACGGAGTATGATTAATGCGCAGATATTTGAGGTATTTGAGCAGAAGAACATAGAAATTTTATAA
- a CDS encoding MOSC domain-containing protein: MNKFVLSEINIYPIKSLGGIRLEKAQLEERGLQYDRRWMLVDEEGTFITQRKHFELAPLQVNIADGKLSVSHKTLPGQNISFSLDEDTGEQISVVIWNDTATALEVNKTVSHWFSDFLKFKVRLVKMPLTEKRLVDRDYASNDEIVSFADGYPCLIIGQSSLNALNEKLAEPILMDRFRPNFVFTGGEPHIEDDFKDFYIGEVLFSAVKPCARCVLITIDQQTGEKGQEPLRTLASYRTVGKKIMFGQNLLHQQLGIIRVGDEVKVVDWKD; this comes from the coding sequence ATGAATAAGTTTGTCCTTTCTGAAATAAACATCTATCCCATTAAATCACTGGGTGGAATACGGCTTGAAAAAGCACAGCTTGAAGAAAGGGGCCTCCAATACGACAGAAGATGGATGCTTGTTGACGAGGAAGGTACATTTATTACCCAACGGAAACATTTTGAACTGGCCCCGTTACAGGTAAATATTGCGGATGGTAAACTAAGCGTTTCTCATAAAACATTGCCTGGGCAAAACATATCCTTTTCTTTAGATGAAGATACCGGAGAACAGATTTCAGTTGTAATCTGGAATGACACTGCTACGGCACTTGAAGTAAATAAAACGGTAAGCCATTGGTTTTCTGATTTCCTGAAGTTTAAAGTTAGATTGGTAAAAATGCCTTTAACTGAAAAGAGATTGGTAGACCGGGATTATGCTTCGAATGATGAAATCGTGAGCTTTGCTGATGGATATCCTTGCCTGATCATAGGCCAGTCTTCGCTTAACGCACTGAATGAAAAGCTTGCAGAACCCATTCTTATGGACCGTTTCCGCCCAAATTTTGTTTTTACGGGAGGAGAGCCACATATTGAGGACGACTTTAAAGATTTCTACATTGGCGAAGTTTTATTTTCAGCCGTAAAACCATGTGCGAGGTGTGTACTCATTACAATTGACCAACAAACCGGCGAGAAAGGACAAGAACCGTTAAGAACATTGGCCAGCTATCGTACGGTAGGCAAAAAAATCATGTTCGGCCAGAACCTGCTCCATCAACAATTGGGCATTATCCGTGTTGGCGATGAGGTAAAGGTTGTAGACTGGAAAGACTGA
- a CDS encoding family 43 glycosylhydrolase: MKYLVAFFLSFFVFSIGNVFAKQLNDTLYLADPTIFLDKGVYYLYGTSSDQGFLVYSSSDLKTWNKKSENKGFALKKGDAFGSKGFWAPQVFKSGKTYFMAYTADEQIAIAHSNGPAGPFVQEELKAISGTGKQIDPFVFTDTDGKNYLYHVKLDHGNRIFVAQLKDDFSDVIPGTTKFCLAGTESWEIRQKQIGR; encoded by the coding sequence ATGAAATATCTTGTTGCCTTTTTTTTAAGCTTCTTCGTATTTTCTATTGGTAACGTGTTTGCGAAGCAATTAAACGATACCCTTTATTTAGCCGATCCCACGATTTTCTTAGATAAAGGCGTTTACTATTTGTATGGTACCAGCAGCGATCAGGGTTTTTTGGTTTATTCGTCAAGCGATCTTAAAACCTGGAACAAAAAATCAGAAAATAAGGGCTTTGCATTAAAAAAAGGCGATGCCTTTGGCAGTAAGGGTTTTTGGGCCCCACAGGTATTTAAAAGCGGTAAAACCTATTTTATGGCCTATACGGCCGATGAGCAGATCGCCATTGCACATAGTAATGGCCCGGCAGGACCTTTTGTTCAGGAAGAATTAAAAGCAATATCTGGTACAGGGAAACAGATTGATCCATTTGTATTTACCGATACCGATGGAAAAAACTACCTCTACCATGTAAAACTCGATCATGGCAACCGGATTTTTGTAGCACAACTGAAAGATGATTTTTCGGATGTAATCCCCGGAACAACAAAGTTTTGTTTAGCAGGAACTGAGTCTTGGGAAATACGGCAAAAACAGATTGGCCGGTAA
- a CDS encoding glycoside hydrolase family 2 protein, translating into MVKGKISSPWAQDLNPKNVWPEYPRPQFERVGNWKNLNGLWDYAISGKSQQPAINQGKILVPFAVESSLSGVGKTVGKDSLLWYKTSFTVPANMKGKEILLHFGAVDWRSTVSINGKTVGKHEGGFDPFSFNITPFLNKSGNQTLTVEVWDPTDEGPQPRGKQVKKPEGIWYTPVTGIWQTVWIEAVNKAHIDHIKIMPDIDEQTVTVTPFLTAAGTGDQVKVSAWDGKTKVAEQTGDGTGTISLKIANPKLWNPKNPFLYDLKVELIAKNKKVDEVKSYFAMRKTSIGKDQNGIQRMLLNNEFVFQYGPLDQGWWPDGLYTAPTDAALKFDIDKTKEMGFNMIRKHIKVEPARWYYYCDKAGMLVWQDMPSGDLGNGWENRPGILDHGSDKNRSAESEGYYKKEWNAIIDALYNVPSIVVWTPFNEAWGSLKP; encoded by the coding sequence ATGGTAAAAGGGAAAATCTCTTCACCATGGGCCCAGGACCTTAATCCTAAAAATGTATGGCCTGAATACCCACGCCCACAGTTCGAGCGTGTCGGTAACTGGAAAAACCTGAACGGGCTTTGGGATTATGCCATCTCCGGAAAATCACAACAGCCTGCAATCAACCAGGGTAAAATCCTTGTGCCTTTCGCGGTAGAGTCTTCACTTTCGGGTGTTGGCAAAACGGTTGGTAAAGACAGCCTGCTCTGGTACAAAACTAGCTTTACTGTACCTGCAAACATGAAAGGCAAAGAAATTTTGCTTCATTTTGGTGCGGTTGACTGGAGAAGTACGGTGAGCATTAACGGTAAAACGGTAGGTAAACATGAAGGTGGTTTCGATCCTTTCAGTTTTAATATCACGCCGTTTTTAAACAAGAGTGGAAACCAGACTTTAACCGTAGAAGTTTGGGACCCGACAGATGAGGGCCCTCAACCAAGGGGAAAACAGGTTAAAAAACCAGAAGGTATCTGGTATACCCCGGTAACCGGTATCTGGCAGACCGTATGGATCGAGGCGGTAAATAAAGCACATATCGATCACATTAAAATAATGCCTGATATCGATGAGCAAACCGTAACGGTTACCCCATTTTTAACGGCTGCCGGTACAGGAGATCAGGTTAAGGTTTCGGCATGGGATGGTAAAACCAAAGTGGCTGAACAGACGGGAGATGGAACCGGCACAATCAGTTTAAAAATTGCGAACCCGAAACTTTGGAATCCTAAAAATCCATTTTTATACGACCTGAAAGTTGAGCTGATTGCTAAAAATAAAAAGGTTGATGAGGTGAAAAGTTATTTTGCCATGCGCAAAACCTCAATCGGCAAAGATCAGAACGGTATTCAGCGCATGCTGTTAAACAATGAATTTGTTTTTCAGTATGGTCCCTTAGATCAGGGCTGGTGGCCAGATGGGCTTTATACTGCGCCAACAGATGCAGCTTTGAAGTTCGATATAGATAAAACCAAAGAAATGGGTTTTAACATGATCAGAAAACACATTAAAGTAGAACCCGCACGTTGGTATTATTACTGCGATAAAGCCGGTATGCTGGTTTGGCAGGATATGCCAAGCGGCGACCTGGGTAACGGTTGGGAAAACCGCCCTGGTATTTTAGACCATGGATCAGATAAAAACAGAAGTGCCGAATCTGAAGGATATTACAAAAAAGAGTGGAATGCCATTATCGATGCACTTTATAATGTGCCTTCAATTGTGGTGTGGACACCTTTCAACGAAGCCTGGGGCAGTTTAAAACCGTAG
- a CDS encoding family 43 glycosylhydrolase, with the protein MGNTAKTDWPVTEGPTVIKKEKLYYLFYSANDFRNPDYAVGYATSASPTGPWLKYAGNPVISKKLLQINGTGHGDFFTDKKGALQYVFHTHHSNHKVSPRATAIIKAAFIKDKNGHFRLQIDPESFRFLIQSAAKIN; encoded by the coding sequence TTGGGAAATACGGCAAAAACAGATTGGCCGGTAACCGAAGGGCCAACGGTAATTAAAAAGGAAAAACTGTACTATCTTTTTTATTCGGCAAATGATTTTAGAAATCCTGATTACGCGGTTGGTTATGCTACTTCAGCCTCGCCTACGGGGCCATGGTTAAAATATGCAGGCAACCCGGTTATCAGTAAAAAATTATTGCAGATAAACGGCACCGGGCACGGCGATTTTTTTACCGATAAAAAAGGAGCATTACAATATGTTTTTCATACCCATCATTCCAATCACAAAGTATCGCCAAGGGCTACGGCTATAATCAAAGCGGCCTTTATAAAAGACAAAAATGGGCATTTTCGTTTGCAGATCGACCCCGAAAGTTTTCGGTTTTTAATACAAAGTGCAGCAAAGATTAATTGA
- a CDS encoding RagB/SusD family nutrient uptake outer membrane protein: MKKYIYAFAAIACLSFAQSCKKDSEFLDKQPTSTLPIDAVWKDPNLVLTVVGDLYDRFPDFQRIESWWLFADFDEGFASASGDYFRHQNLEYGYDAWRYWDIGVYRLVNDLNLFIKRGQEATALKAEDRNRFLAEARFIRAGVYFEMVKRMGGVPLITVPLAYDYSGDPSYLQYPRAKESEVYDFVIAELEAIKTVLPDNATIQSRATKAAALAMESRAALYAGSIAKYSNAQLTLPGGEVGIPAAMANGYFTKALNAAKEIIDGGKYSLYKKNPNLSDNFAALFTDKGSNPEVIFAKDFKLKTNKVHGFTIDNQPRSSAEEAQGGRLNPSLNLVQSFEKLDNTYASFAAIDGSGNPVYYTNITDIFADRDARLAGTVILPGTQFKGKTVDIWAGYQLANGTIVTGDNFAQSKSNVLPGNPGSVQVVGGDGPVDGLEFSAQSGFYVRKYLDPATGSGQIGTRSEVWWIRYRYAEVLLNAAEAAFELGDAATAANYIKPVRDRAGLTTALSPANITFDRIVHERKVEFAFEGHQLWDMKRWRLADKVWNGNNMSAADFTNASNIGSATRTSTQVFGLWPYKYYNPGNANHLKYIFKVIKPSRVTAAHRFRIGNYYSSIGQDVLNGNPKIIRNPNQ, encoded by the coding sequence ATGAAAAAATATATATACGCATTCGCTGCCATTGCATGTTTAAGTTTTGCGCAGTCGTGTAAAAAAGATTCCGAATTTTTGGATAAGCAACCAACCAGTACCCTGCCGATTGATGCTGTGTGGAAAGACCCTAATCTGGTGCTTACCGTGGTTGGCGATCTGTACGATCGTTTCCCTGATTTTCAACGCATCGAATCGTGGTGGTTATTTGCCGATTTTGATGAAGGTTTTGCCTCAGCAAGTGGAGATTATTTTCGCCACCAGAATTTAGAGTATGGATACGATGCATGGAGATACTGGGATATAGGCGTTTACAGGCTGGTAAACGATCTGAACCTGTTTATTAAGCGTGGACAGGAAGCGACAGCTTTAAAAGCCGAAGACCGCAACCGTTTTTTAGCTGAGGCACGTTTTATCAGGGCTGGTGTATACTTCGAAATGGTAAAAAGAATGGGCGGTGTTCCTTTGATTACTGTTCCACTGGCTTATGATTATAGTGGGGATCCAAGTTATTTGCAATACCCAAGGGCAAAAGAATCTGAAGTTTATGATTTTGTGATTGCCGAATTGGAAGCCATTAAAACGGTGCTTCCGGATAATGCAACCATACAGAGCAGGGCTACAAAAGCTGCTGCCCTGGCTATGGAATCGAGAGCTGCACTTTATGCAGGTTCTATTGCAAAATATAGCAATGCCCAATTAACCCTTCCGGGCGGAGAGGTTGGCATCCCAGCTGCAATGGCTAACGGTTATTTTACCAAAGCGCTAAATGCCGCAAAAGAAATTATCGATGGCGGTAAATATTCGCTTTACAAAAAGAACCCAAATTTATCTGATAATTTTGCAGCCCTTTTTACCGATAAAGGCAGCAATCCGGAGGTAATATTTGCCAAAGATTTTAAATTGAAAACCAATAAAGTACATGGTTTTACAATCGATAACCAACCGCGCTCTTCTGCCGAAGAAGCACAGGGAGGCAGGTTAAACCCTTCATTAAATCTGGTGCAGTCTTTCGAAAAGTTAGATAATACCTATGCCTCTTTCGCTGCTATTGATGGCAGCGGAAACCCGGTTTATTATACCAATATTACCGATATTTTTGCCGATCGCGATGCGCGTTTAGCCGGCACGGTAATTCTCCCTGGAACACAGTTTAAAGGTAAAACGGTTGACATATGGGCGGGTTATCAACTAGCCAATGGTACAATTGTAACGGGCGACAATTTTGCGCAGAGTAAAAGCAATGTACTTCCCGGTAACCCAGGTTCGGTGCAGGTAGTGGGCGGTGATGGTCCTGTTGATGGGCTTGAATTCAGTGCACAATCTGGTTTTTATGTGCGTAAATATTTAGATCCGGCTACAGGATCAGGCCAGATTGGTACCCGAAGCGAGGTATGGTGGATCCGTTACCGTTATGCCGAGGTTCTGTTAAATGCTGCCGAAGCCGCTTTTGAATTAGGAGATGCCGCTACAGCAGCCAATTATATCAAACCGGTAAGAGACCGCGCGGGATTAACCACTGCATTAAGCCCGGCCAATATTACCTTCGACCGCATTGTACACGAACGAAAAGTAGAATTTGCTTTCGAAGGTCATCAACTTTGGGATATGAAACGCTGGAGACTGGCCGATAAAGTATGGAATGGCAACAACATGTCAGCCGCCGATTTTACCAATGCCAGCAATATCGGAAGCGCAACACGCACCAGTACGCAGGTGTTTGGTTTGTGGCCATATAAATACTACAACCCGGGTAATGCCAATCACCTGAAGTATATTTTTAAAGTGATTAAACCCAGTCGTGTTACTGCCGCACATCGTTTCCGCATTGGCAATTATTACTCTTCAATCGGGCAGGATGTACTTAATGGCAACCCGAAAATTATCAGAAACCCTAATCAATAA